The Musa acuminata AAA Group cultivar baxijiao chromosome BXJ2-5, Cavendish_Baxijiao_AAA, whole genome shotgun sequence genomic interval cttcATATTCTTGCAGGCCTTCCTGATGGGTTTAAAGCCTTTgagaggttcttctggtcgctgatcGAGAAGTCGCTGGCGACCATCTCCGAAATGCTCCAACACGCCAATCAGTATGTCACCGTCGAGGCACTGGTGGTAGGAAGGCACATAGAAAGCAAGAGGCCAAGGTTGGAACTGTCTTGGGGAACGACCTCGATGGCCCCGACACCACCCCGCCATGGGTTCAGCCGGCAAGAGCTACTACTCCCGAGGCCTCCACCTCTCCCCCTAAATGTGTCTCataccgagatcttcctccaaatcaagGAGACGAGTCTCTTGCAACAACCTCGTCCTATGAAGGCCACTTGCAAAGATCAATCTAAATATTGCAAGTTCCACCGAGACCATGGTCATGACACGGAGGACTGCCgcgacctccagaatcaaatagAGGCACTAATCCAAGGAGGCCACCTCAGATGCTACCTCAAATCCCAGGAGGCGACTCCACGCCCCAAGGGGCTTGTCGAGAGACAGATCGACATCATCTCTAGCCAGCTAGTAGCCGGCGGCAACAACATGGCGGCAAGAAAGGCCTACACCTATAGCATGGTGGAGAAACGTCCCTGGCCCAAGCATGAACTTGAAATCACCTTTGGAGCAGGAGTGGTGGAGCGCTCCCACCACAACGATGCTCTAGTGATCTCCATCCAAATCGCCAATGCCCGAGTTAAGAGGGTGATGGTTGACACCAGGAGTTCTGCTTACGTTCTTTACTTCGATGCCTTCAAGAGGTTTGGCTTGACCGAGGGAGATCTCACTCCTATGGCGTCAGCACTCATAGGGTTCACGGGAGATTCCATCTCCCCACTTGGGACCACAGTCCTCCCCATCACCGTCGGGGAGGAACGGAGATCAAAAATAgtaatgaccaccttcatggtagttGACCTGCCCTCGGCCTACAACATCATCCTCGGCTgcccaaccctcaacaagatcaGGGCGGTAGTCTCCACCTACCATAGAACCATCAAGTTTCCGACCTCCGTAGGGATCGGTGAGGCCCAAAGTGACCTAGGGGAGTCAAGTTGATGCTACCTCACCGTGGTTACTCTCCCAGCAAAGCCGCACCCGACTCCGATTCCTGATCCCCTTGAAGCACCCATACCACAAGTGACGTTGGAGCCCCCGGAGCCACTCATCAAGGTACCCCTAAAGAGGAGCTAACCCGACTAGACCGTCAAGGTCGGGGCCATGCTCCTCGAAGCAAAACAGCTCCACCTCGATGATTTCCTAAGGAAGAACGACGACATATTTGCGTGGTCCCTCGAAGAGATGCTCGGGATCGACCTAGAGGTGGCACAACACCGGCTCAACATTGACCCCGAGGCATGGCCGGTGAAACAAAAACTAAGAAGGTTTGCCCTCGGCCGATACAAGGTGATCAGAGACGAGGTAGATCGCCTTATAAAGGCTGGGTTCGTTGCCGAGGTTAAATACCCCCGGTAGTTGTCGAATGTAGTCCTCATTAAGAAGCCTAATGGAAGTTGGAGAATGTGTATTGATTACACTGATCTCAACCGAGCATGTCCCAATGACTACTATCCGCTCCCCAGGATAGACCAATTAGTCGATGCCACCGCAGGCCATGAACGCCTCACGTTCCTGGATGcattctcgggctacaaccaaatccagATGACAACCCAAGACCAAGAAGACACTGCCTTCGTCACTAACCGAGGGGCGTATTGTTACAAGATGATGCCCTTCGGCCTAAAGAACGCTGGCGTGACTTACCAAAGGATGGTCGACAAACTTTTCAAGCTCCAACTTAGGAGGAACATTGAGGTATACGTGGATGACATGATTATAAAGAGCAAGGTCATAGGGGCACATTTGGCTGACCTCGCAGAAATGTTCCAAACACTCGGGCGATTCAACATGCATCTGAACACTACGAAGTGCGTCTTCGGGGTCAGCTCGGGGATGTTCCTTAGCTTTATCATTCACCGATGGGGAATAGATGCCAACCCAAAGAAGGTATGTGTCATTACTGAGATGCACTCCCCCTGCTCGGTCAAAGAGGTACAGCGCCTCGTCGAGAGGTTGGCAGCGCTCAGCAGGTTCGTGTCGTGCTCGGGCGACAAGTGCCTCCCTTTTCGCACTCGGGCGACAACTTTAATTGGACTCCAGAGTGCGAGGAGGCCTTCGAAAAGTTAAAGGCGTGCCTCACCCGCTTGCCCcgactcgcctcgcccgagtCGGGCGAGACCCTCGGCCTCTACCTGGCAGCCTCGGCACAGGCCGTCAGCTCAGCGTTAGTTTGGGAGGTACCACCAGCGTAGCAGCTAGTGCATTACGTTAGCCATATCCTCGGGGGACCCAAGGTGTGGTATTCTTTGATCGAGAAGCTAGCTCTCGCCCTTATCATGACGGCCGAAAAGTTGCAGTCCTACTTCCAAGCACATACGATCGAAGTAATCACGGACCAACCGCTACGACAGACCCTTTCCAACTTTGATGCATTGGGTCGTATGCTATGATGGTCAATCGAGCTCAGTGAATTCAACGTTCAGCACTCCCCTAGGATCACCATCAAAGCTCAAGCATTGGCCGATTTCATTTCTGAGCTAACTCCCGAAGACTAGGCTATGGTGCTGGAGAGCAATTAGGGCACATGGACCCTGCACGTAGATGGCTCATCCACTTCTGGGGGAGCTGGCTTCAGGCTCATCCTCAGAGACCCGACAGGAGAAACCTACGAGAGGTCGCTCCAATTGCAATTCCGAGGCACTAACAACGAGGTCAAGTATGAAGCGCTGCTCCACGGCCTACGTCTCGCTCTAGAGATGCATGTAGACGACCTTGAAGTTTTCAACGACTCCCAACTAGTGATGAGACATGTCAATGGGAGCTACGAAGCCCAAGACCCAAAAATGGTGTCATACCTAATGGAGGCAAAGCGACTCGCCCACTGGTTCAATCGCCTTTCAGTTGCTATAATACCTCGGGCATAGAATGAGTGGGCCGATGCCCTGGCCAGATCAGCCTCCACCCGCATCCCAGGGTCGGCCCCAGCCACCGAGTCGATAGCGACCCCAACGATAGCTACTCATGAGGCCGCCGAGATGAATCTACCACCAAACTGGATAGAGGAGATCCTCTGCTACAAAGCGGGTGGAGAGGAGCCTAACGATCCGATGGCTGCAAGATGGTTGAGGCAAGCTCGAGCCTAGTACTGCATCATTGGTGGAAAGTTGTACTAAAGGGCTTTCTCCCAACCCCTCCGGCGTTGCCTCGTGCCGTCGGAAGCCGGGATAGTCTTCGCTGAGCTACACGAGGGGATTTGCAAGGCGCACATCGGGGGatgaacctgttgaatctcgtattttgatgacgaaactacttgatatatgtttataatttaaactgcattttgagtgatgcaggtctactcgatcaggattagacagttaacgcaggaggaattgatgttgcgccagaggagatcacgttatgatattggatggcagaagacttcggatgtcgggcatcgggccaagagcggaattgcgtcaaggatatcggggttgcgaaggtcaaccgctgattgggcaataagccgcaagagaggacgatgcgctgaagaatcggacgaagtgctaaccaataacgtgtcgggcaacagaatgtcaattcgcgttgtaataattgtctagatcggagtagagttatgacttgtttgtgcaggattaactacgataacgacgaagacataaagcgaaacaaaggatcggagtcaagcgcgaaggatttgttgtgagttcgagagtttgacggaagtccgaaggttcgtcgggaatgctgccggaactagccgagaatgagtagggagcttgccgaagggtttttcggaagctcgccggaaggttcgttggaagttcgcggagctcgccgagaaagatcggagcttgccgaagaagttcGTTCGAACtcttcaagatcaaatcgtgaagtctaggagcttgccgggattcTACagaaagagtttatcggaaaaccgtcggaagttcgccggaagctcgccagaagaagtcttgacttacggactttgtaatagcttagaaaatatctttaaattcgtagttagtaggttactttgggttaggattaggtgttaatcctataaaccaagtaggagccaattgggctctagtttggactggtttgggccaattttggagcccaaccagtgagctaaaatagtgtaggcggtggcaccgcccagcacccgagagctgggcggtggcaccgcttggctgggcggtggcatcgccagtccactgtcagtgtcagacactgacaagcggtggcaccgccactgacaggctgtgggaccaccagcatcgggaaccaaagagaattcaaaatttggagcccaaatttgaatcctcttgaggcctataaatatccctcaaatctcagctgagattacaaccttttgaaaagtaatagtttgagttaagagccttagaatagtttttacaagccttgtttttcatattgcttaagtgttcacctcctcccatcttgttgaaaagaattgtaagagtgtgaaccacttgtaaaggttgtaagaagggtattagtccttcccctacaagaaatttgctagtggaagttggaagcctcttcgaagaaggcttcgcaagtggatgtaggtcattttgaccgaaccactttaaaaactactgcgttatctggtttgcatcctactcttgccatttacatactgcaaacttctctacttagttactacgcttccatacgtttctaagttatcaagcttctaaaatcggtttccattgatattgcttttcatcgtacgaaagatttatcaaaaccgaagtattAATCCGCTGccctaattcagcccccccttctcagtgccgctccgatcctaacaattggtatcagagcccggtatttctcattttggatttacacccgagagaaatggctattcatggctttcaagagggcttatcgatttttcgtccaccgttgtttaacggattggactacacttattgaaaaactcgaatgagagttttcttgatttctatgaatttggatttatggaatatcattaaaaataattttcaacttccctctaaactgatgaacgaatggtcgaatttggagaagaagtatttttctttaaacgcaaaggctatgaatgccttattttgcgctttggacaaaaatgagttcaatcggatttctacgtgcgaaacggcttttgatatttggcgaacacttgaaatcacgcacgagggaactagtagagtcaaagactcgaaagttaacattttattgtatgattttgagctttttcgaatacaatcaagcgagactataggcgacatgtacacccgtttcacggatgtcgtcaataatctaagagttcttggtaaatctttttcgaattttgatctcgtaagcaagatcttaagatcccttacaaaaaggtgggatcctaaaataaccgcaatacaagaaacaaaagatttaaatatttttccacttgaagaactagttggttcgttgataacatatgaaatgatgcacaatacacatgatgaacatgatgaacaaaatcaccttccaaagaacaggaaggatttggaactccgaacaaatgaataccacttgagcgataactcaagtgatgaggacaatgatgaacttgaacttcgaacactaaatcttaataagtttattaaacaaaaatctaaaataaacaatgaacttgaacggaggaagaggccaaagaagaggaaggcaaccaaggatgaatcaagaacttccaaaggtgaaatgacgaattgggctttgacgggcttcgactataaggtagtaactcaactctcttgaattattttgtaattacttaaagcccttcataagtgcttaatttagatagtaggaataggaaataaaacaattatttttcaaaaatcatatcatgtttttctttgtagcatctttgaaaaattaaaaaaattgatcatgaaaagtatattgcaaaggtttcatgcatgttatgttttaaaatgttgaatgatgcaatattagggatgataatatgatatgtgataatacttaggattaatccatacatatgtatacgtcgtgcatgagtttttgaagtaaatgttgatttgaacctctcattttagattaatatgcttttggtctaatcgtttttatgatgaattaagatgatattctcatgatatattaagatgacatagtgcatgtacatctatgtatgaatttcttgatagtctttgatgatagacgtgatatcatgatgtgtttggtcttaacggcttcatgacgaaacttatgtttcaattttaaatgatgatacttgttttcacaaaaagacttgaataccctcacatgaaatcaattgtatgaaatggaaataattttctatcctattgagattattgaatttattttaccaatcttgtgaatctcatgaaaataaacatgatgaatattttataaatgagttgtcttataagattttgcctttacgtcttgaactttcatgcttatgttgatttggcatataaagactaaggcatgcttagatgaaaaagaatcacttaaaaaatacttttcctatctgatcgagattaatgatttcatgatattttgtgaatctcgaaattgattttgatgacttgattatgagtttcaagttaccgatttgatttgaataagttttatttaaatcataatcttgatcttgcaaaattagaatcataaataatatcttttggtattcatgaattgatactcataatatgaaagtattggtattcattgttaggatcggagtggcactaagagggggggggtgaattagtgcagcggattaaaacttcggttttagtaaaatctttcgtacaataagaacggaacttgaaaagctttaatcttgaaaacgtattcttaaatatgtgcagcaaaagtaataaggaacttaaagcatataagaaggtttgcaataatgtaaatagcaataatgaaatgcaaaccaagaatcacgccgattttagagtggttcggtcaaatgacctactccacttgcgaggcccctcttcgatgaggctcccaccttccactagcaagtctcttgaaatggaagggtaaatacccctcttacaacttttacaagcggttcactctcttacagattttcaacaagaaagaaggaggtgaacactagcaaattgaaaacaagacaagctaacacttttctaaggcttttctctcaaacacttgctgctcaaaaagttgtaacctcagctgagatttgaggggtatttataggcctcaagaggattcaaattttgggctccaaaatttgaattctcttagggttcccggtgctggcggttccaccgcccagccaggcggtgccaccgcccagggctcgggtgctgggcggtgccaccgcccagccaggaggtgtcaccgcttggctctcgggtggtgggcggtgccaccgcccagctaggcggtgccaccgcctacagtgttttcagcccgactacagtgttttcagcccgactacagtgttttcag includes:
- the LOC135611546 gene encoding uncharacterized protein LOC135611546 translates to MATLLALSQRLPDGFKAFERFFWSLIEKSLATISEMLQHANQYVTVEALVVGRHIESKRPRLELSWGTTSMAPTPPRHGFSRQELLLPRPPPLPLNVSHTEIFLQIKETSLLQQPRPMKATCKDQSKYCKFHRDHGHDTEDCRDLQNQIEALIQGGHLRCYLKSQEATPRPKGLVERQIDIISSQLVAGGNNMAARKAYTYSMVEKRPWPKHELEITFGAGVVERSHHNDALVISIQIANARVKRVMVDTRSSAYVLYFDAFKRFGLTEGDLTPMASALIGFTGDSISPLGTTVLPITVGEERRSKIVMTTFMVVDLPSAYNIILGCPTLNKIRAVVSTYHRTIKFPTSVGIGEAQSDLGESS